In the genome of Pempheris klunzingeri isolate RE-2024b chromosome 11, fPemKlu1.hap1, whole genome shotgun sequence, one region contains:
- the LOC139209750 gene encoding NACHT, LRR and PYD domains-containing protein 3 isoform X2 has translation MDKDSVLTRILRPKDVSTLVGGELPLSVIHNKRYISPLTGRDEEDSSPSLDHAIHTSLCGETRTVILVGAEGSGKTTALEKLVLDWAKGGHLQNFSYVFHFRLRELSSLNGTLSLVTLMLHHHGHIPPESVPLLLQKPESVLFVFDDLDQCDLDPSLHTFCSDPSQATSVSCLVASLLHGSLLKGAAFLVAARPTGGLKALSGTRLEVLGFLKPQRWAYFNGFFADPVAANKALMHMERTVGFYDVCTTPRFCWTVCSIYKCLMDAGAKLPETLSQLYVDVLVHLIQTLSLAEACSRELVLALGKMASQCSLDQHSSCTKEEMNSCGLQRFLTSVAVFLHVDGEQSDRPVFSFHSRLMQEFLLASSFFLDKSASEGAEKMLDKHKGRAEFLDFFLSGLSEPGQRRPLEALLGEFSSDRIVDFKCWFKSSSETTLKGCYKDKHHRCFRLLHQAQNESLVREIITPSARIGISYGDLSLQDCAALNYVATCLGEMEQLNLYSTRDLTEDEAEMLAPAMSLSHKIILSDSSLSTGSVPHLASALSRGLTKDMDLSQTRLGDEKFKLLCAGLRDCKLQKLDLVVCRLTEASCEDLVSVLTSGTSQLCVIDMRCNQIGDQGLTKLCEALQSPHCKLQELLLQGSELTAASMEALSSAFCSGQSDLRKLNLTQNAIGNKGVETLCKSLRHPHCKLRSLIFFDCQLTGGCCPHLMRALMSEHCSLSELELSVNDLGQEGALLLCQALSQPGCPLEKLGLKRCELTQSVFEELGSLLRSGTSQLKSLTVALK, from the exons ATGGACAAAGACAGTGTGCTGACTCGCATCCTGAGGCCAAAGGACGTGTCTACACTTGTGGGCGGAGAGCTGCCTCTCAGTGTGATACACAACAAGAGGTACATTTCCCCGCTGACaggcagagatgaggaggacaGCTCACCCTCCCTTGATCATGCCATCCACACCTCTCTGTGTGGTGAGACCAGAACCGTGATTCTGGTCGGTGCTGAAGGATCAGGTAAAACCACAGCTCTGGAGAAGCTGGTGCTGGACTGGGCAAAGGGAGGACACCTTCAGAACTTCTCTTATGTTTTCCATTTCCGCCTCAGGGAGTTAAGTTCTCTTAACGGGACTCTCTCCTTGGTGACGTTAATGCTGCACCATCACGGCCACATCCCCCCCGAGTCCGTACCCCTTCTTCTGCAGAAGCCCGAGTCTGTGCTGTTCGTCTTTGATGATCTGGATCAGTGCGATCTGGATCCCTCTCTCCACACCTTCTGCTCCGACCCCAGCCAGGCGACCTCTGTGAGCTGTTTAGTAGCCAGCCTGCTTCACGGATCGCTGCTGAAAGGGGCAGCCTTCTTGGTGGCGGCCAGGCCGACTGGAGGTCTGAAGGCTCTGAGCGGCACCCGGCTGGAAGTGTTGGGTTTCCTGAAGCCACAAAGATGGGCCTACTTCAACGGGTTCTTTGCTGACCCTGTTGCTGCCAACAAAGCACTGATGCACATGGAGAGGACTGTAGGATTTTACGATGTCTGTACCACCCCAAGGTTTTGTTGGACAGTTTGTTCTATTTACAAGTGTCTGATGGACGCTGGAGCCAAACTTCCTGAGACATTATCTCAGCTGTATGTAGATGTCCTGGTCCACCTGATCCAGACGCTCTCACTGGCCGAggcctgcagcagagagctaGTGCTGGCCCTCGGCAAGATGGCATCTCAGTGCTCCCTCGATCAGCATTCGAGCTGTACCAAAGAGGAAATGAATTCCTGTGGTTTGCAACGTTTTCTTACATCAGTCGCCGTTTTCCTGCATGTGGATGGTGAACAGTCAGATAGACCTGTCTTTTCCTTCCACTCCAGACTGATGCAGGAGTTCCTCTTGGCCTCGTCTTTCTTCTTGGACAAGTCGGCGTCTGAAGGTGCGGAGAAGATGTTGGACAAGCACAAAGGCCGTGCAGAGTTTCTAGATTTCTTCCTGTCAGGGCTGTCCGAGCCGGGTCAGCGTAGGCCGCTGGAGGCCCTGCTGGGGGAGTTCAGCTCCGATCGGATCGTGGATTTCAAGTGCTGGTTTAAAAGCAGCTCAGAGACGACCCTGAAGGGATGCTACAAAGACAAGCACCACCGCTGCTTCCGTCTGCTTCATCAAGCTCAAAATGAGAGTTTGGTGAGAGAGATCATCACCCCGTCCGCACGAATAGGCATCAGCTATGGAGACCTGAGCCTCCAGGACTGTGCAGCTCTGAATTATGTTGCGACGTGTCTCGGTGAGATGGAGCAGTTGAATCTGTACAGCACAAGGGATTTGACAGAGGATGAAGCAGAGATGCTGGCTCCAGCTATGAGCTTGTCGCATAAGATAAT CTTGTCAGACAGCTCCTTGAGCACCGGGTCTGTCCCTCATCTCGCTTCAGCTCTCAGCAGAGGACTCACCAAGGACATGGATCTCTCTCAAACCCGCCTTGGGGATGAAAAGTTTAAACTTCTCTGCGCTGGCCTCAGAGACTGCAAGCTGCAGAAACTAGA CCTTGTGGTATGCAGACTGACGGAGGCAAGCTGTGAAGATCTGGTGTCTGTCCTGACCTCAGGCAcctctcagctgtgtgtgataGACATGAGGTGCAATCAGATCGGGGACCAGGGCCTCACAAAACTGTGCGAAGCACTGCAGAGTCCTCACTGCAAACTGCAGGAGCTCCT GCTGCAAGGCTCCGAGTTGACTGCAGCATCCATGGAGGCTTTATCATCAGCTTTCTGTTCTGGCCAGTCGGACCTGAGAAAACTGAACCTGACACAAAACGCGATTGGCAACAAAGGAGTGGAGACCTTGTGCAAATCCCTGCGACATCCGCATTGTAAACTGCGGAGCCtgat tttctttgACTGCCAGCTGACAGGTGGGTGCTGTCCTCATTTGATGAGAGCCTTGATGTCAGAGCACTGCTCTCTGTCAGAGCTGGAGCTGTCAGTCAATGATTTGGGCCAGGAGGGGGCGTTGCTGCTCTGCCAAGCCCTCAGTCAACCGGGATGCCCGCTGGAAAAACTCGG GCTGAAACGATGCGAGCTGACCCAGTCTGTCTTTGAAGAACTGGGCTCACTGCTGAGAAGTGGGACTTCTCAACTCAAGTCTCTGACTGTAG CGTTGAAATGA
- the LOC139209750 gene encoding NACHT, LRR and PYD domains-containing protein 12 isoform X1: MDKDSVLTRILRPKDVSTLVGGELPLSVIHNKRYISPLTGRDEEDSSPSLDHAIHTSLCGETRTVILVGAEGSGKTTALEKLVLDWAKGGHLQNFSYVFHFRLRELSSLNGTLSLVTLMLHHHGHIPPESVPLLLQKPESVLFVFDDLDQCDLDPSLHTFCSDPSQATSVSCLVASLLHGSLLKGAAFLVAARPTGGLKALSGTRLEVLGFLKPQRWAYFNGFFADPVAANKALMHMERTVGFYDVCTTPRFCWTVCSIYKCLMDAGAKLPETLSQLYVDVLVHLIQTLSLAEACSRELVLALGKMASQCSLDQHSSCTKEEMNSCGLQRFLTSVAVFLHVDGEQSDRPVFSFHSRLMQEFLLASSFFLDKSASEGAEKMLDKHKGRAEFLDFFLSGLSEPGQRRPLEALLGEFSSDRIVDFKCWFKSSSETTLKGCYKDKHHRCFRLLHQAQNESLVREIITPSARIGISYGDLSLQDCAALNYVATCLGEMEQLNLYSTRDLTEDEAEMLAPAMSLSHKIILSDSSLSTGSVPHLASALSRGLTKDMDLSQTRLGDEKFKLLCAGLRDCKLQKLDLVVCRLTEASCEDLVSVLTSGTSQLCVIDMRCNQIGDQGLTKLCEALQSPHCKLQELLLQGSELTAASMEALSSAFCSGQSDLRKLNLTQNAIGNKGVETLCKSLRHPHCKLRSLIFFDCQLTGGCCPHLMRALMSEHCSLSELELSVNDLGQEGALLLCQALSQPGCPLEKLGLKRCELTQSVFEELGSLLRSGTSQLKSLTVGMNNVGDQGVKHLWDAVAHPSCLLEELDVEMTGLTDACVQDLCAAIRASKTLKSLEMRNNSLTDVSVPALVQVMQDSHNMLEMNLKYNDFSEEAFDMLCECDKIRY; encoded by the exons ATGGACAAAGACAGTGTGCTGACTCGCATCCTGAGGCCAAAGGACGTGTCTACACTTGTGGGCGGAGAGCTGCCTCTCAGTGTGATACACAACAAGAGGTACATTTCCCCGCTGACaggcagagatgaggaggacaGCTCACCCTCCCTTGATCATGCCATCCACACCTCTCTGTGTGGTGAGACCAGAACCGTGATTCTGGTCGGTGCTGAAGGATCAGGTAAAACCACAGCTCTGGAGAAGCTGGTGCTGGACTGGGCAAAGGGAGGACACCTTCAGAACTTCTCTTATGTTTTCCATTTCCGCCTCAGGGAGTTAAGTTCTCTTAACGGGACTCTCTCCTTGGTGACGTTAATGCTGCACCATCACGGCCACATCCCCCCCGAGTCCGTACCCCTTCTTCTGCAGAAGCCCGAGTCTGTGCTGTTCGTCTTTGATGATCTGGATCAGTGCGATCTGGATCCCTCTCTCCACACCTTCTGCTCCGACCCCAGCCAGGCGACCTCTGTGAGCTGTTTAGTAGCCAGCCTGCTTCACGGATCGCTGCTGAAAGGGGCAGCCTTCTTGGTGGCGGCCAGGCCGACTGGAGGTCTGAAGGCTCTGAGCGGCACCCGGCTGGAAGTGTTGGGTTTCCTGAAGCCACAAAGATGGGCCTACTTCAACGGGTTCTTTGCTGACCCTGTTGCTGCCAACAAAGCACTGATGCACATGGAGAGGACTGTAGGATTTTACGATGTCTGTACCACCCCAAGGTTTTGTTGGACAGTTTGTTCTATTTACAAGTGTCTGATGGACGCTGGAGCCAAACTTCCTGAGACATTATCTCAGCTGTATGTAGATGTCCTGGTCCACCTGATCCAGACGCTCTCACTGGCCGAggcctgcagcagagagctaGTGCTGGCCCTCGGCAAGATGGCATCTCAGTGCTCCCTCGATCAGCATTCGAGCTGTACCAAAGAGGAAATGAATTCCTGTGGTTTGCAACGTTTTCTTACATCAGTCGCCGTTTTCCTGCATGTGGATGGTGAACAGTCAGATAGACCTGTCTTTTCCTTCCACTCCAGACTGATGCAGGAGTTCCTCTTGGCCTCGTCTTTCTTCTTGGACAAGTCGGCGTCTGAAGGTGCGGAGAAGATGTTGGACAAGCACAAAGGCCGTGCAGAGTTTCTAGATTTCTTCCTGTCAGGGCTGTCCGAGCCGGGTCAGCGTAGGCCGCTGGAGGCCCTGCTGGGGGAGTTCAGCTCCGATCGGATCGTGGATTTCAAGTGCTGGTTTAAAAGCAGCTCAGAGACGACCCTGAAGGGATGCTACAAAGACAAGCACCACCGCTGCTTCCGTCTGCTTCATCAAGCTCAAAATGAGAGTTTGGTGAGAGAGATCATCACCCCGTCCGCACGAATAGGCATCAGCTATGGAGACCTGAGCCTCCAGGACTGTGCAGCTCTGAATTATGTTGCGACGTGTCTCGGTGAGATGGAGCAGTTGAATCTGTACAGCACAAGGGATTTGACAGAGGATGAAGCAGAGATGCTGGCTCCAGCTATGAGCTTGTCGCATAAGATAAT CTTGTCAGACAGCTCCTTGAGCACCGGGTCTGTCCCTCATCTCGCTTCAGCTCTCAGCAGAGGACTCACCAAGGACATGGATCTCTCTCAAACCCGCCTTGGGGATGAAAAGTTTAAACTTCTCTGCGCTGGCCTCAGAGACTGCAAGCTGCAGAAACTAGA CCTTGTGGTATGCAGACTGACGGAGGCAAGCTGTGAAGATCTGGTGTCTGTCCTGACCTCAGGCAcctctcagctgtgtgtgataGACATGAGGTGCAATCAGATCGGGGACCAGGGCCTCACAAAACTGTGCGAAGCACTGCAGAGTCCTCACTGCAAACTGCAGGAGCTCCT GCTGCAAGGCTCCGAGTTGACTGCAGCATCCATGGAGGCTTTATCATCAGCTTTCTGTTCTGGCCAGTCGGACCTGAGAAAACTGAACCTGACACAAAACGCGATTGGCAACAAAGGAGTGGAGACCTTGTGCAAATCCCTGCGACATCCGCATTGTAAACTGCGGAGCCtgat tttctttgACTGCCAGCTGACAGGTGGGTGCTGTCCTCATTTGATGAGAGCCTTGATGTCAGAGCACTGCTCTCTGTCAGAGCTGGAGCTGTCAGTCAATGATTTGGGCCAGGAGGGGGCGTTGCTGCTCTGCCAAGCCCTCAGTCAACCGGGATGCCCGCTGGAAAAACTCGG GCTGAAACGATGCGAGCTGACCCAGTCTGTCTTTGAAGAACTGGGCTCACTGCTGAGAAGTGGGACTTCTCAACTCAAGTCTCTGACTGTAGGTATGAATAACGTAGGAGACCAAGGGGTTAAACATCTCTGGGATGCTGTTGCACATCCAAGCTGCCTGTTGGAGGAGCTGGA CGTTGAAATGACAGGTTTGACGGACGCCTGTGTTCAGGACTTGTGTGCTGCCATAAGAGCCAGTAAGACTTTGAAGAGCCTGGAAATGAGAAACAACTCACTGACTGATGTGTCCGTCCCAGCCCTCGTCCAAGTCATGCAGGACAGCCACAACATGCTGGAGATGAA CCTCAAGTACAACGACTTTAGTGAAGAAGCTTTCGACATGCTGTGCGAGTGCGATAAAATAAGATACTGA
- the LOC139210110 gene encoding ceramide synthase 5-like, with amino-acid sequence MTSFISAWIWSERFWLPENVSWADLERPPPGVEYPRLGDLLCALPLAAGVFLLRLLFERLVAKPCAHILQIQAGVPRRAQPNDVLEKVYQSKTSPDTRQLEGISKQLDWDVRKIQRWFRVRRNQDRPSMQKKFCESMWRFTFYLGVFIYALCHLWGSPWMWDTRQCWYNYPFQPMSPGQYNYYVAELAFYWSLMFSQFTDIKRKDFIIMLVHHLATILLITFSYANNMLRAGTLVMCVHDASDIFLEAAKLANYAKYQRLCDGLFVMFSISFFLTRLIIYPFWVVYSVLFESWEIVGPYRAWWLLNGLLLVLQVLHVIWFYLIARIAIKAIFKGKVSKDDRSDIESSSDEEIYSKNPSQTQKPKDGSHTGNLNGETTHDH; translated from the exons ATGACTTCCTTTATCTCAGCCTGGATTTGGAGCGAGAGGTTTTGGCTTCCCGAAAATGTCTCCTGGGCGGACCTGGAGCGTCCTCCACCTGGTGTGGAGTATCCCCGGCTGGGAGACTTGCTGTGCGCCCTGCCTCTGGCTGCCGGAGTGTTTCTTCTAAGACTGCTGTTTGAGAG GCTAGTGGCCAAGCCCTGTGCCCACATACTTCAGATTCAGGCGGGAGTGCCTCGGCGAGCTCAGCCCAATGATGTCCTGGAGAAGGTGTATCAGTCCAAAACG TCTCCGGACACAAGGCAGCTGGAGGGAATCTCCAAGCAGCTGGACTGGGATGTACGGAAAATACAGAGATGGTTCCGCGTCCGACGGAACCAAGACAGGCCCAGTATGCAGAAAAAGTTCTGTGAGAGCAT GTGGCGGTTTACATTTTACCTGGGAGTGTTTATCTATGCCCTTTGCCATTTGTGGGGG TCACCTTGGATGTGGGATACCAGACAGTGTTGGTACAACTATCCATTTcag CCTATGAGTCCTGGACAGTACAACTACTATGTAGCTGAGCTGGCTTTCTATTGGTCGCTGATGTTTTCCCAGTTCACAGACATTAAACGTAAG GATTTCATCATCATGCTTGTTCACCACCTGGCCACCATACTGCTCATCACATTCTCCTATGCCAACAACATGCTAAGAGCTGGCACTCTGGTCATGTGTGTGCACGATGCCTCTGACATCTTCCTTGAG GCTGCAAAGTTGGCCAACTACGCCAAATACCAGAGGCTATGTGATGGCCTGTTTGTGATGTTCAGCATAAGCTTTTTCCTCACTCGACTTATCATCTATCCTTTCTG GGTTGTTTACAGTGTTCTGTTTGAGAGCTGGGAGATCGTCGGGCCGTACCGGGCCTGGTGGTTGCTTAATGGGTTGCTGTTGGTGCTGCAGGTTCTTCACGTCATCTGGTTCTACCTTATTGCTCGCATTGCTATCAAAGCCATATTCAAGGGAAAG GTGTCAAAAGATGACCGCAGTGACATCGAGAGCAGCTCAGACGAGGAGATTTACAGTAAAAATCCCAGTCAGACCCAAAAACCAAAGGACGGCAGTCACACCGGTAACCTTAATGGAGAAACTACTCATGACCACTGA
- the slmapb gene encoding sarcolemma associated protein b isoform X1: MDEKELSDPLNNVSHIKDDLTRSNMGSSGDSEKIIQRLKDELREAQEQANTEKHKCMEIQGILEEERKENKQHADESAKQIKLLQGQLGALREQIDVSSSSHDELQSARNEVTVLKRALEAATAERDRDVAAIQTNLSTVSKDLDKWRQTANKYEREIDNLQRDLQQQSKQWQKTAEIQASELQSMQVECNGLQKECSALRSEKQDIVNKHQKERSTLQGDCASLRAEKEELLKTHQKEKGNLQSDCAALRSEKEAMLQKQKQLEKDLASSRAQNAELSNSLKALERSQQELEKRLAALQLQHQQDSSKMQTQLDAADSRSKTLQREYEEAKAELSDLKEKYEKTEQEKQSLTDELEDCKANMKELQEKGTKTSLLLPVQAIVIGLILALLYWCFGALW; encoded by the exons ATGGATGAGAAAGAGCTGAGTGATCCCCTGAATAATGTATCGCACATTAAAG ATGACCTGACCAGGTCAAACATGGGGTCTTCTGGTGACTCCGAAAAGATTATCCAGCGCTTGAAGGATGAACTTCGAGAAGCCCAGGAGCAAGCTAATACTgagaaacacaaatgcatgGAGATACAAG GTATCCTcgaggaagagagaaaagagaataaGCAACATGCTGATGAGTCTGCAAAACAGATAAAGCTTCTTCAAG GCCAGCTGGGCGCGCTCAGAGAGCAGATAGATGTCTCCTCCAGTTCACACGATGAGCTACAAAGCGCACGCAATGAGGTGACGGTGCTGAAACGTGCCCTGGAGGCAGCCACTGCTGAGCGGGACCGTGACGTCGCTGCTATCCAGACTAACCTATCAACCGTCTCCAAGGACCTGGACAAATGGCGTCAGACTGCCAACAAATATGAGCGTGAGATTGACAACCTACAGCGTGATCTTCAACAACAGAGCAAGCAGTGGCAGAAAACTGCAGAAATACAAG CCAGTGAGCTGCAGTCCATGCAGGTGGAGTGCAATGGCCTCCAGAAGGAGTGCTCTGCCCTGCGATCCGAAAAACAGGACATTGTGAATAAGCACCAGAAGGAACGCAGCACTCTGCAAGGTGACTGTGCTTCCCTCAGGGCCGAAAAGGAGGAACTCCTCAAGACTCACCAGAAAGAGAAGGGCAACCTGCAGAGTGACTGTGCAGCACTGCGCTCTGAGAAAGAGGCAATgctgcagaaacagaagcagctggagaaggACCTTGCCAG CTCGCGTGCCCAGAATGCCGAGCTGAGCAACAGCCTCAAAGCCCTAGAGAGATCCCAGCAGGAGTTGGAGAAGAGGCTGGCGGCCCTGCAGCTCCAGCACCAGCAGGATAGCAGCAAGATGCAAACCCAGCTGGACGCGGCGGACAGCCGCAGCAAGACCCTGCAGAGAGAG TATGAGGAGGCTAAGGCAGAGCTGTCAGACCTCAAGGAAAAATATGAGAAGACTGAGCAGGAAAAACAGTCGCTTACAGATGAACTTGAGGATTGCAAAGCCAACATGAAGGAGTTACAGGAGAAAGGAACAAAG ACATCCCTATTGCTGCCTGTTCAAGCCATAGTCATCGGCCTTATCCTGGCTTTGCTGTATTGGTGCTTCGGCGCATTGTGGTAG
- the slmapb gene encoding sarcolemma associated protein b isoform X2: MDEKELSDPLNNVSHIKDDLTRSNMGSSGDSEKIIQRLKDELREAQEQANTEKHKCMEIQGILEEERKENKQHADESAKQIKLLQGQLGALREQIDVSSSSHDELQSARNEVTVLKRALEAATAERDRDVAAIQTNLSTVSKDLDKWRQTANKYEREIDNLQRDLQQQSKQWQKTAEIQASELQSMQVECNGLQKECSALRSEKQDIVNKHQKERSTLQGDCASLRAEKEELLKTHQKEKGNLQSDCAALRSEKEAMLQKQKQLEKDLASSRAQNAELSNSLKALERSQQELEKRLAALQLQHQQDSSKMQTQLDAADSRSKTLQREYEEAKAELSDLKEKYEKTEQEKQSLTDELEDCKANMKELQEKGTKKPWMIWGPVAAVALTAVTAAVLFRT, from the exons ATGGATGAGAAAGAGCTGAGTGATCCCCTGAATAATGTATCGCACATTAAAG ATGACCTGACCAGGTCAAACATGGGGTCTTCTGGTGACTCCGAAAAGATTATCCAGCGCTTGAAGGATGAACTTCGAGAAGCCCAGGAGCAAGCTAATACTgagaaacacaaatgcatgGAGATACAAG GTATCCTcgaggaagagagaaaagagaataaGCAACATGCTGATGAGTCTGCAAAACAGATAAAGCTTCTTCAAG GCCAGCTGGGCGCGCTCAGAGAGCAGATAGATGTCTCCTCCAGTTCACACGATGAGCTACAAAGCGCACGCAATGAGGTGACGGTGCTGAAACGTGCCCTGGAGGCAGCCACTGCTGAGCGGGACCGTGACGTCGCTGCTATCCAGACTAACCTATCAACCGTCTCCAAGGACCTGGACAAATGGCGTCAGACTGCCAACAAATATGAGCGTGAGATTGACAACCTACAGCGTGATCTTCAACAACAGAGCAAGCAGTGGCAGAAAACTGCAGAAATACAAG CCAGTGAGCTGCAGTCCATGCAGGTGGAGTGCAATGGCCTCCAGAAGGAGTGCTCTGCCCTGCGATCCGAAAAACAGGACATTGTGAATAAGCACCAGAAGGAACGCAGCACTCTGCAAGGTGACTGTGCTTCCCTCAGGGCCGAAAAGGAGGAACTCCTCAAGACTCACCAGAAAGAGAAGGGCAACCTGCAGAGTGACTGTGCAGCACTGCGCTCTGAGAAAGAGGCAATgctgcagaaacagaagcagctggagaaggACCTTGCCAG CTCGCGTGCCCAGAATGCCGAGCTGAGCAACAGCCTCAAAGCCCTAGAGAGATCCCAGCAGGAGTTGGAGAAGAGGCTGGCGGCCCTGCAGCTCCAGCACCAGCAGGATAGCAGCAAGATGCAAACCCAGCTGGACGCGGCGGACAGCCGCAGCAAGACCCTGCAGAGAGAG TATGAGGAGGCTAAGGCAGAGCTGTCAGACCTCAAGGAAAAATATGAGAAGACTGAGCAGGAAAAACAGTCGCTTACAGATGAACTTGAGGATTGCAAAGCCAACATGAAGGAGTTACAGGAGAAAGGAACAAAG aagccGTGGATGATCTGGGGGCCTGTGGCTGCTGTAGCTCTAACagctgtgactgctgctgtgctctTCAGGACCTGA